The following are encoded in a window of Cucurbita pepo subsp. pepo cultivar mu-cu-16 chromosome LG12, ASM280686v2, whole genome shotgun sequence genomic DNA:
- the LOC111806395 gene encoding uncharacterized protein LOC111806395, protein MGSRSRLTRNDQENGSKFEKLDEDAQAHTQTQTKRYLFHFHTPFLLLLPKTSPTSIPPSNPIPTRQLLFPLSQYSIRHRQIPPSMDESETYPKEYYNDRSRADGIRTSSALSSSSTTSVHVTALDGLVNVNSLFTIAVFVGLSLTTPGQHSLQNSSVCDAGIDVARKLLVFEVVSFSFFLFSSLVAQGLKLAINLLNSKDVDEAFRAHINLKVLRLGMLASAVGSVMGCLFLMLSMVNVIQIRLGMLSCGSKSAVHAVTALLVLVTSALLVYISTAIYAFLH, encoded by the exons ATGGGCTCGAGGTCGAGATTGACGAGAAATGACCAAGAAAATGGATCCAAGTTTGAAAAGCTTGACGAAGATGCACAAGCACATACACAAACCCAAACCAAACGCTATCTCTTTCACTTCCATACACCctttcttttgcttcttcCAAAAACTTCCCCAACTTCAATCCCTCCAAGTAATCCAATCCCCACCCGCCAACTTCTCTTCCCCCTCTCTCAATACTCAATCCGCCATCGCCAAATTCCGCCTTCAATGGACGA ATCCGAGACGTACCCTAAGGAGTACTACAATGATCGGAGCAGAGCAGATGGAATCCGGACTTCATCGGCGTTGTCTTCTTCGTCCACCACCAGTGTCCACGTTACGGCACTGGACGGTCTCGTCAACGTCAATTCACTTTTCACCATCGCTGTATTTGTAGGGCTTTCGTTGACCACGCCTGGGCAGCATAGTCTCCAGAATTCCTCGGTCTGCGATGCTGGCATTGATGTTGCTCGGAAGCTTCTGGTTTTCGAGGTCGTGTCGTTTAGCTTTTTTCTGTTCTCGTCTCTTGTGGCGCAGGGTTTGAAGCTTGCCATTAATCTTTTGAATAGTAAGGATGTGGATGAGGCGTTTAGGGCACACATCAATTTGAAGGTGCTGAGATTGGGGATGTTGGCTTCCGCCGTTGGATCGGTCATGGGTTGCTTGTTTCTGATGCTGTCCATGGTGAATGTCATCCAAATTCGCCTTGGAATGCTGTCCTGTGGAAGCAAGTCCGCGGTTCATGCTGTGACTGCGCTTCTTGTTCTGGTTACCTCTGCTCTTTTGGTCTATATTTCCACTGCTATCTATGCTTTTCTGCATTGA